A stretch of the Meles meles chromosome 19, mMelMel3.1 paternal haplotype, whole genome shotgun sequence genome encodes the following:
- the LOC123931129 gene encoding zinc finger protein 548-like isoform X3, giving the protein MLMDPVQSRVVLEDMAICFSPEEWGLLDEAQRFLYHAVMLETCALLSSVGCWHGAQDEEAPSEQGDSVGGSQVRTLTPGAPPRKSQPWEMCGPLWKDLLCLAEHDGMYPDQELSVRGADLHWHQKEQIKDRFSRRDEGSPSFPVNDSVRVAESSFTCSKGGEDLPASTGLLQHLAPHRALKPDRDTEHGEAFEAGQNDYQCTQCGKAFSQKQVLAEHQKIHTGVRPYECSKCGMAFIRKFHLVQHQKIHTGERPFKCNECGKFFRYNSTLISHQRVHTGLSPYECSKCGEFFKYNANFMKHQRIHDGERPYECRECGKFFRYNYRLIRHERVHTGERPYECSKCGKFFRYSSTFIRHQRVHTAEKPYECSECGKFFRYNSTLIKHQRVHTGERPYECSECGKFFRYTSTLIRHQRVHTGERPYECSLCGEFFRYKSKLIKHWQSHTGERPYECSECGKSFRYHCRLIRHKRVHTGERPYECSVCGKFFRYNSNLIKHWRNHTGERPYECSECGKAFSHKHILVEHQKIHTGERPYECSKCQKAFIRKSHLVHHQKIHSENRSVSTINMGKS; this is encoded by the exons ATGCTTATGGACCCCGTGCAG AGCCGTGTGGTCTTGGAGGACATGGCCATCTGTTTCTCCCCAGAAGAGTGGGGCCTCCTTGATGAAGCTCAGCGATTTCTGTACCACGCCGTGATGCTGGAGACCTGCGCGCTTCTGTCCTCCGTGG GTTGCTGGCACGGAGCCCAGGACGAGGAGGCCCCTTCAGAGCAAGGTGATTCTGTAGGAGGGTCACAGGTCAGGACTTTAACGCCAGGCGCACCCCCCCGGAAATCTCAACCCTGGGAGATGTGTGGCCCACTCTGGAAAGACCTTTTATGCTTGGCTGAGCATGATGGAATGTACCCTGACCAAGAGCTATCTGTTCGTGGGGCAGACCTGCACTGGCACCAAAAGGAGCAGATTAAAGACAGATTTTCCAGAAGGGATGAGGGGAGTCCTTCCTTTCCAGTGAACGACAGTGTTCGCGTGGCAGAGAGTAGCTTCACATGCAGCAAAGGCGGGGAGGACCTCCCAGCCAGCACAGGCCTTCTCCAGCACCTGGCCCCTCACCGTGCGCTGAAACCAGACAGGGACACTGAGCATGGGGAGGCCTTTGAAGCTGGACAAAATGATTACCAGTGCACtcagtgtgggaaagccttcagccaAAAACAGGTCCTTGCTGAGCACCAGAAAATCCACACTGGAGTGAGACCTTACGAATGCAGCAAATGTGGGATGGCCTTCATTAGAAAGTTTCACCTTGTTCAGCACCAGAAaattcacactggagaaaggccTTTTAAGTGCAATGAGTGTGGGAAATTCTTTAGGTACAACTCCACACTCATTAGTCACCAGAGAGTTCACACTGGATTAAGCCCTTATGAGTGTAGCAAATGTGGGGAGTTCTTTAAGTACAATGCTAACTTCATGAAACATCAGAGAATCCACGACGGAGAAAGGCCTTACGAATGCAGAGAATGTGGAAAATTCTTTAGGTACAACTATCGATTGATACGACACGAGAGAGTTCATACTGGAGAAAGGCCTTATGAATGCAGCAAATGTGGGAAATTTTTCAGGTACAGCTCCACATTCATTAGACACCAGAGAGTTCACACTGCAGAAAAGCCTTATGAGTGCAGTGAATGTGGAAAATTCTTTAGGTACAATTCCACACTCATTAAACATCAgagagttcacactggagaaaggccTTATGAGTGCAGTGAGTGTGGGAAGTTCTTTAGGTACACCTCCACACTCATTAGACATCAAagagttcacactggagaaaggccCTATGAGTGCAGCTTATGTGGCGAATTCTTTCGGTACAAGTCCAAGCTCATTAAGCATTGGCAGAGTCACACTGGAGAGAGGCCTTATGAGTGCAGCGAATGTGGGAAATCCTTTAGGTACCACTGCAGACTCATTAGACATAAgagagttcacactggagaaaggccTTATGAATGCAGTGTCTGTGGGAAATTCTTCCGGTATAACTCCAACCTTATTAAACATTGGAGAAATCACACTGGAGAGAGGCCTTATGAGTGCAgcgaatgtgggaaagcctttagcCACAAGCATATACTTGTCGAGCATCAGAAAATCCACACTGGGGAAAGGCCCTATGAGTGCAGCAAATGTCAGAAGGCCTTCATTAGAAAGTCCCACCTCGTTCATCACCAGAAAATTCACAGTGAAAACAGGTCTGTGAGCACCATAAATATGGGAAAATCTTGA
- the LOC123931129 gene encoding zinc finger protein 548-like isoform X2 produces the protein MTPAQGPAAVAEMLMDPVQSRVVLEDMAICFSPEEWGLLDEAQRFLYHAVMLETCALLSSVGCWHGAQDEEAPSEQGDSVGGSQVRTLTPGAPPRKSQPWEMCGPLWKDLLCLAEHDGMYPDQELSVRGADLHWHQKEQIKDRFSRRDEGSPSFPVNDSVRVAESSFTCSKGGEDLPASTGLLQHLAPHRALKPDRDTEHGEAFEAGQNDYQCTQCGKAFSQKQVLAEHQKIHTGVRPYECSKCGMAFIRKFHLVQHQKIHTGERPFKCNECGKFFRYNSTLISHQRVHTGLSPYECSKCGEFFKYNANFMKHQRIHDGERPYECRECGKFFRYNYRLIRHERVHTGERPYECSKCGKFFRYSSTFIRHQRVHTAEKPYECSECGKFFRYNSTLIKHQRVHTGERPYECSECGKFFRYTSTLIRHQRVHTGERPYECSLCGEFFRYKSKLIKHWQSHTGERPYECSECGKSFRYHCRLIRHKRVHTGERPYECSVCGKFFRYNSNLIKHWRNHTGERPYECSECGKAFSHKHILVEHQKIHTGERPYECSKCQKAFIRKSHLVHHQKIHSENRSVSTINMGKS, from the exons ATGACGCCGGCTCAG GGTCCCGCGGCAGTGGCAGAAATGCTTATGGACCCCGTGCAG AGCCGTGTGGTCTTGGAGGACATGGCCATCTGTTTCTCCCCAGAAGAGTGGGGCCTCCTTGATGAAGCTCAGCGATTTCTGTACCACGCCGTGATGCTGGAGACCTGCGCGCTTCTGTCCTCCGTGG GTTGCTGGCACGGAGCCCAGGACGAGGAGGCCCCTTCAGAGCAAGGTGATTCTGTAGGAGGGTCACAGGTCAGGACTTTAACGCCAGGCGCACCCCCCCGGAAATCTCAACCCTGGGAGATGTGTGGCCCACTCTGGAAAGACCTTTTATGCTTGGCTGAGCATGATGGAATGTACCCTGACCAAGAGCTATCTGTTCGTGGGGCAGACCTGCACTGGCACCAAAAGGAGCAGATTAAAGACAGATTTTCCAGAAGGGATGAGGGGAGTCCTTCCTTTCCAGTGAACGACAGTGTTCGCGTGGCAGAGAGTAGCTTCACATGCAGCAAAGGCGGGGAGGACCTCCCAGCCAGCACAGGCCTTCTCCAGCACCTGGCCCCTCACCGTGCGCTGAAACCAGACAGGGACACTGAGCATGGGGAGGCCTTTGAAGCTGGACAAAATGATTACCAGTGCACtcagtgtgggaaagccttcagccaAAAACAGGTCCTTGCTGAGCACCAGAAAATCCACACTGGAGTGAGACCTTACGAATGCAGCAAATGTGGGATGGCCTTCATTAGAAAGTTTCACCTTGTTCAGCACCAGAAaattcacactggagaaaggccTTTTAAGTGCAATGAGTGTGGGAAATTCTTTAGGTACAACTCCACACTCATTAGTCACCAGAGAGTTCACACTGGATTAAGCCCTTATGAGTGTAGCAAATGTGGGGAGTTCTTTAAGTACAATGCTAACTTCATGAAACATCAGAGAATCCACGACGGAGAAAGGCCTTACGAATGCAGAGAATGTGGAAAATTCTTTAGGTACAACTATCGATTGATACGACACGAGAGAGTTCATACTGGAGAAAGGCCTTATGAATGCAGCAAATGTGGGAAATTTTTCAGGTACAGCTCCACATTCATTAGACACCAGAGAGTTCACACTGCAGAAAAGCCTTATGAGTGCAGTGAATGTGGAAAATTCTTTAGGTACAATTCCACACTCATTAAACATCAgagagttcacactggagaaaggccTTATGAGTGCAGTGAGTGTGGGAAGTTCTTTAGGTACACCTCCACACTCATTAGACATCAAagagttcacactggagaaaggccCTATGAGTGCAGCTTATGTGGCGAATTCTTTCGGTACAAGTCCAAGCTCATTAAGCATTGGCAGAGTCACACTGGAGAGAGGCCTTATGAGTGCAGCGAATGTGGGAAATCCTTTAGGTACCACTGCAGACTCATTAGACATAAgagagttcacactggagaaaggccTTATGAATGCAGTGTCTGTGGGAAATTCTTCCGGTATAACTCCAACCTTATTAAACATTGGAGAAATCACACTGGAGAGAGGCCTTATGAGTGCAgcgaatgtgggaaagcctttagcCACAAGCATATACTTGTCGAGCATCAGAAAATCCACACTGGGGAAAGGCCCTATGAGTGCAGCAAATGTCAGAAGGCCTTCATTAGAAAGTCCCACCTCGTTCATCACCAGAAAATTCACAGTGAAAACAGGTCTGTGAGCACCATAAATATGGGAAAATCTTGA
- the LOC123931129 gene encoding zinc finger protein 548-like isoform X1: MESAEAAARLSRLRPAARRSPPRSSRRSLAESAPMKPAQGPAAVAEMLMDPVQSRVVLEDMAICFSPEEWGLLDEAQRFLYHAVMLETCALLSSVGCWHGAQDEEAPSEQGDSVGGSQVRTLTPGAPPRKSQPWEMCGPLWKDLLCLAEHDGMYPDQELSVRGADLHWHQKEQIKDRFSRRDEGSPSFPVNDSVRVAESSFTCSKGGEDLPASTGLLQHLAPHRALKPDRDTEHGEAFEAGQNDYQCTQCGKAFSQKQVLAEHQKIHTGVRPYECSKCGMAFIRKFHLVQHQKIHTGERPFKCNECGKFFRYNSTLISHQRVHTGLSPYECSKCGEFFKYNANFMKHQRIHDGERPYECRECGKFFRYNYRLIRHERVHTGERPYECSKCGKFFRYSSTFIRHQRVHTAEKPYECSECGKFFRYNSTLIKHQRVHTGERPYECSECGKFFRYTSTLIRHQRVHTGERPYECSLCGEFFRYKSKLIKHWQSHTGERPYECSECGKSFRYHCRLIRHKRVHTGERPYECSVCGKFFRYNSNLIKHWRNHTGERPYECSECGKAFSHKHILVEHQKIHTGERPYECSKCQKAFIRKSHLVHHQKIHSENRSVSTINMGKS, translated from the exons GGTCCCGCGGCAGTGGCAGAAATGCTTATGGACCCCGTGCAG AGCCGTGTGGTCTTGGAGGACATGGCCATCTGTTTCTCCCCAGAAGAGTGGGGCCTCCTTGATGAAGCTCAGCGATTTCTGTACCACGCCGTGATGCTGGAGACCTGCGCGCTTCTGTCCTCCGTGG GTTGCTGGCACGGAGCCCAGGACGAGGAGGCCCCTTCAGAGCAAGGTGATTCTGTAGGAGGGTCACAGGTCAGGACTTTAACGCCAGGCGCACCCCCCCGGAAATCTCAACCCTGGGAGATGTGTGGCCCACTCTGGAAAGACCTTTTATGCTTGGCTGAGCATGATGGAATGTACCCTGACCAAGAGCTATCTGTTCGTGGGGCAGACCTGCACTGGCACCAAAAGGAGCAGATTAAAGACAGATTTTCCAGAAGGGATGAGGGGAGTCCTTCCTTTCCAGTGAACGACAGTGTTCGCGTGGCAGAGAGTAGCTTCACATGCAGCAAAGGCGGGGAGGACCTCCCAGCCAGCACAGGCCTTCTCCAGCACCTGGCCCCTCACCGTGCGCTGAAACCAGACAGGGACACTGAGCATGGGGAGGCCTTTGAAGCTGGACAAAATGATTACCAGTGCACtcagtgtgggaaagccttcagccaAAAACAGGTCCTTGCTGAGCACCAGAAAATCCACACTGGAGTGAGACCTTACGAATGCAGCAAATGTGGGATGGCCTTCATTAGAAAGTTTCACCTTGTTCAGCACCAGAAaattcacactggagaaaggccTTTTAAGTGCAATGAGTGTGGGAAATTCTTTAGGTACAACTCCACACTCATTAGTCACCAGAGAGTTCACACTGGATTAAGCCCTTATGAGTGTAGCAAATGTGGGGAGTTCTTTAAGTACAATGCTAACTTCATGAAACATCAGAGAATCCACGACGGAGAAAGGCCTTACGAATGCAGAGAATGTGGAAAATTCTTTAGGTACAACTATCGATTGATACGACACGAGAGAGTTCATACTGGAGAAAGGCCTTATGAATGCAGCAAATGTGGGAAATTTTTCAGGTACAGCTCCACATTCATTAGACACCAGAGAGTTCACACTGCAGAAAAGCCTTATGAGTGCAGTGAATGTGGAAAATTCTTTAGGTACAATTCCACACTCATTAAACATCAgagagttcacactggagaaaggccTTATGAGTGCAGTGAGTGTGGGAAGTTCTTTAGGTACACCTCCACACTCATTAGACATCAAagagttcacactggagaaaggccCTATGAGTGCAGCTTATGTGGCGAATTCTTTCGGTACAAGTCCAAGCTCATTAAGCATTGGCAGAGTCACACTGGAGAGAGGCCTTATGAGTGCAGCGAATGTGGGAAATCCTTTAGGTACCACTGCAGACTCATTAGACATAAgagagttcacactggagaaaggccTTATGAATGCAGTGTCTGTGGGAAATTCTTCCGGTATAACTCCAACCTTATTAAACATTGGAGAAATCACACTGGAGAGAGGCCTTATGAGTGCAgcgaatgtgggaaagcctttagcCACAAGCATATACTTGTCGAGCATCAGAAAATCCACACTGGGGAAAGGCCCTATGAGTGCAGCAAATGTCAGAAGGCCTTCATTAGAAAGTCCCACCTCGTTCATCACCAGAAAATTCACAGTGAAAACAGGTCTGTGAGCACCATAAATATGGGAAAATCTTGA